One genomic segment of Arachis duranensis cultivar V14167 chromosome 4, aradu.V14167.gnm2.J7QH, whole genome shotgun sequence includes these proteins:
- the LOC107484733 gene encoding probable protein phosphatase 2C 4 has protein sequence MGNRMGKLCVCSSDTAGEISGRFDNGITFLSDSHDKALGDSICYVRPDNSHFSRGGGGNVFSDGNATFVTFRSVSGATVSANTSSTPSTCLDDSVQQETALDSSASFESSGSFASTTMTTSIMVPLQPQQHSPADGFFIHTFPKSPLNNRVSNGQLGDEKAYGYEHANNKTCGRSLKKLLSGSFLPKEKRPIFKNNGNANARVGCSTNLSDEPKFHNVVVVDDDDDDDDDKCNLSKGCQNLHWAHGRAGEDRLHIVICEDHGWIYVGIYDGFNGPDATDYLLNNLFYAVYEELKKILGCQGSKSLVDGGSYSSSSFNKENNPIGNGNLKVERRNSRNCKKEVKLNIENMVEAKMILENAKLSEWDVLQGLSKALRITEAAFLKSSDEMIAQNPVLAMMGSCVLVMLMKGEDVYLMNVGDSRAVLATHNGNSLQLTMEHSTHVKEEVRRIWREHPDDPSAVTKGRVKGYLNVTRAFGAGFLKQPKQNNAVLETFKVNYIGDSPYITCCPSLHHHRLGPNDKFLLLSSDGIFQYFTNEEAIFKVDYFITMFPDIDPAQLLIEETLHRAAKKAGMNFHELLDIPQGETRLYHDDISIVIISLEGKIWRSTV, from the exons ATGGGTAACCGAATGGGTAAACTCTGCGTCTGCTCCTCCGACACTGCCGGAGAAATCTCCGGCAGATTCGACAACGGGATAACCTTCCTCTCCGATTCACATGACAAAGCTCTTGGAGACTCCATCTGCTATGTGAGACCAGACAATTCTCACTTCTCCCGTGGCGGCGGCGGCAATGTGTTTTCGGACGGCAACGCCACCTTCGTTACTTTCCGGTCTGTGTCCGGGGCCACCGTGAGTGCAAACACGTCGTCAACGCCTTCGACCTGCCTTGATGATTCTGTTCAGCAAGAGACAGCTTTGGATTCCTCTGCTTCATTTGAGAGTTCAGGTTCCTTCGCTTCCACAACCATGACAACCTCAATAATGGTGCCTCTGCAACCGCAACAACACTCTCCTGCTGATGGATTCTTTATTCATACCTTTCCAAAGAGCCCGTTGAATAATCGTGTCTCGAACGGTCAATTAGGTGATGAGAAAGCTTATGGTTATGAACATGCCAATAACAAAACATGTGGGCGAAGTTTGAAGAAGTTGCTGAGTGGATCGTTTCTCCCCAAGGAGAAGAGACCGATTTTCAAGAACAACGGGAATGCTAACGCCAGAGTGGGTTGTAGCACAAATTTGAGTGATGAACCAAAGTTTCATaacgttgttgttgttgatgatgatgatgatgatgacgatgataaGTGTAATTTGTCAAAGGGCTGTCAGAACTTGCATTGGGCTCATGGTAGAGCTGGCGAGGATCGTTTACATATCGTGATTTGCGAGGATCATGGGTGGATTTATGTTGGGATTTACGATGGATTCAATGGTCCTGATGCCACTGACTATCTTCTGAACAATTTGTTTTATGCTGTTTATGAAGAACTCAAGAAGATACTGGGTTGTCAAGGTTCCAAATCGTTGGTGGATGGTGGTTCTTATTCTTCCTCAAGTTTCAATAAAGAAAACAATCCAATAGGAAATGGAAACTTGAAAGTAGAGAGAAGGAATAGCAGAAATTGCAAGAAAGAGGTGAAACTGAACATAGAAAACATGGTGGAggctaaaatgattcttgagAATGCGAAATTGAGTGAGTGGGATGTTTTGCAAGGTCTTTCAAAGGCGCTGAGGATAACGGAGGCTGCGTTTCTTAAGAGTTCAGATGAGATGATAGCTCAAAATCCGGTGTTGGCTATGATGGGTTCTTGTGTGTTGGTTATGTTGATGAAGGGGGAAGATGTGTACTTGATGAATGTTGGAGATAGCCGAGCTGTGTTGGCAACTCATAATGGGAATTCTCTTCAGCTTACTATGGAGCATAGCACTCATGTCAAAGAG GAGGTTCGTAGAATATGGAGGGAGCATCCAGATGACCCTTCTGCTGTAACTAAAGGAAGGGTTAAAGGTTACTTGAATGTCACAAGGGCTTTTGGAGCCGGCTTCCTTAAGCAG CCTAAACAAAACAATGCAGTGTTGGAGACATTCAAAGTGAACTACATTGGAGACTCCCCATACATTACATGCTGCCCTTCACTCCACCACCATAGGCTCGGTCCAAATGACAAATTCCTCTTACTCTCTTCTGATGGAATTTTTCAATACTTCACCAATGAAGAAGCAATTTTTAAAGTGGACTATTTCATCACTATGTTCCCAGACATAGATCCTGCACAACTTCTCATTGAAGAAACACTGCACAGAGCAGCCAAAAAAGCTG GTATGAATTTCCATGAGTTGCTTGATATCCCACAAGGAGAAACACGACTTTACCATGATGACATTTCTATTGTCATAATCTCTTTGGAGGGAAAAATATGGCGTTCGACAGTATAA